The following proteins are encoded in a genomic region of Brachypodium distachyon strain Bd21 chromosome 1, Brachypodium_distachyon_v3.0, whole genome shotgun sequence:
- the LOC100833665 gene encoding serine/threonine-protein kinase/endoribonuclease IRE1 — protein sequence MRSLRRVLFPLVLLSGLAFRGVHFNDAAAPTPLLLPLSPPPALPSPPLALPADEGRGDGADSREIIAAPLPGELLVRPPRRRSEPTNAVTDAGPHISSELQFNDDGTIQLVDRLSKSSLWQFSTGPPLSKHVTTANSDLGYLIYPLDQAKLVEVHNGSVMALPWELDEFISRTPYVRDSVVTIGSKTSTIFAVDADSGEIIYKHSLPIALNELGATPVEEAPSKLDAGRSGSPNVIVLVRTDYSVSASDLGVHLFNWTRTSFSANYYVKQSHPDTLEQSSCLRGNIPCFRSDGVPLKLTLPESSTANALVLRDLNKVTTRYDADALRPVATMMKSLQAASKSNVVLDSTQNQTVDDAPGRLVSADPQANRFSNNTHGLLFPVVSLLVVLAWLVSLAYSSKPCRQFVGQLFKPFVHEKKSTGLAGKTEKTSKRRKTRKKDGIANGTDICSSSDKENGETGGSNETVYNETYQLTGTALPDGLDGCQIGKLRVHKKEIGKGSNGTVVFEGSYDGREVAVKRLLRSHTDIAQKEIQNLIASDRDPNIVRLYGCDQDDNFVYISLERCRCSLADLIQQHIDPSFSDVERIDVELWRQDGLPSAQLLKLMRDVVAGIVHLHSLGIIHRDLKPQNVLISKEGPLSAKLSDMGISKRLQEDMTSLSHHGTGYGSSGWQAPEQLRGDSQTRAMDLFSLGCLIFYCITKGKHPFGEYYERDMNIINNHFDLFVVDHIPEAVHLISQLLQPKPEMRPTAVYVINHPLFWCPELRLLFLRDTSDRIEKTTETDLINALESIGYEAFGGKWREKLDDGLVADMGRYRKYNFESTRDLLRLIRNKSGHYRELPADLKELLGSLPEGFDRYFSSRFPKLLIEVYKVMSVHCKDEEAFRKYFIGSSV from the exons ATGAGGTCGCTCCGCCGGGTCCTCTTCCCGCTCGTCCTCCTTTCGGGGCTCGCCTTTCGTGGTGTCCACTTCaacgacgccgccgccccgaccccccttctcctcccgcTTTCCCCACCACCggcgctgccgtcgccgcccctcGCGCTCCCTGCTGACGAAGGGCGAGGGGATGGTGCGGACTCCAGGGAGATCATcgcggcgccgctgcccgGGGAGCTCCTTGTCaggccgccccgccgccgctcggaGCCGACGAACGCGGTGACCGATGCTGGCCCCCACATCAG CTCCGAACTACAATTCAACGACGATGGCACAATTCAACTTGTTGATCGTCTATCAAAATCTTCTTTGTGGCAGTTCTCCACAGGACCGCCTCTTTCGAAGCATGTCACTACAGCAAACTCAGATTTGGGCTATCTCATATATCCTTTAGATCAAGCTAAGCTTGTGGAAGTTCATAATGGCAGTGTTATG GCACTTCCCTGGGAACTGGACGAGTTTATTAGCAGAACTCCGTATGTACGGGACTCTGTCGTTACTATTGGATCAAAAACTTCAACTATTTTTGCAGTTGATGCTGATAGTGGGGAGATCATTTACAAGCATAGCTTGCCAATCGCTTTGAATGAATTAGGAGCAACCCCTGTTGAAGAAGCACCATCCAAGCTGGATGCTGGTAGAAGTGGTAGTCCTAATGTCATAGTGCTTGTTAGAACTGATTATTCTGTCAGTGCGTCTGACCTAGGCGTTCATTTGTTTAACTGGACAAGAACTTCTTTCTCTGCAAACTATTATGTGAAACAGAGCCATCCAGATACGTTAGAACAATCATCCTGTCTGCGAGGAAATATTCCTTGCTTTAGGTCTGATGGTGTACCACTTAAACTCACGTTACCTGAGTCTAGTACAGCCAATGCACTTGTCTTGAGAGATTTGAACAAAGTTACCACTAGGTATGATGCTGATGCCTTGAGACCAGTTGCAACTATGATGAAGTCACTACAAGCTGCTAGCAAGTCTAATGTTGTTCTGGACAGTACTCAGAATCAAACTGTTGATGATGCTCCTGGTCGCCTTGTCTCTGCTGATCCCCAAGCCAACAGGTTCAGTAACAATACTCATGGATTGTTATTCCCTGTTGTTTCCTTATTGGTGGTCCTCGCTTGGCTAGTGAGCTTGGCCTATTCAAGCAAGCCTTGCAGGCAATTCGTGGGTCAGCTTTTTAAGCCATTTGTCCATGAAAAGAAATCGACAGGCCTTGCAGGAAAGACAGAGAAAACTTCtaagagaagaaaaacacgAAAGAAAGACGGAATTGCCAATGGCACTGATATCTGTTCATCATCTGACAAAGAGAACGGTGAAACTGGTGGGTCAAATGAGACGGTATATAATGAAACCTACCAATTAACAGGTACCGCACTCCCTGATGGTCTTGATGGATGCCAGATTGGTAAGCTTCGTGttcacaaaaaagaaattggTAAAGGGAGCAATGGTACAGTTGTCTTTGAGGGTTCCTATGATGGTCGTGAAGTTGCAGTGAAACGTCTGCTACGTTCACACACTGATATAGCGCAAAAAGAGATTCAGAATCTTATTGCATCCGACCGGGATCCTAATATCGTTAGACTGTATGGCTGCGATCAGGATGATAATTTTGTTTATATCTCCCTTGAGAGATGCCGCTGCAGCTTGGCTGATCTTATTCAACAGCATATAGATCCATCATTTTCAGATGTTGAGCGAATAGATGTTGAACTGTGGAGGCAGGATGGGCTCCCTTCCGCACAACTCCTAAAGCTGATGAG AGATGTTGTTGCTGGCATTGTGCATTTGCATAGTTTAGGAATCATACATCGCGATTTGAAGCCTCAGAACGTTTTGATAAGTAAGGAAGGACCTCTCAGCGCAAAACTTTCAGATATGGGTATCAGTAAGCGCTTGCAAGAGGATATGACTTCTCTTAGCCATCATGGTACTG GATATGGAAGCTCTGGTTGGCAAGCACCTGAACAGCTTCGTGGTGATAGTCAGACTCGTGCAATGGATTTATTTAGTTTGGGCTGCCTTATTTTCTATTGTATCACCAAAGGCAAGCATCCGTTTGGTGAGTACTATGAGCGGGACATGAACATTATAAACAATCACTTTGATCTCTTCGTGGTGGATCACATACCAGAAGCAGTACATCTTATTTCTCAATTGTTACAGCCAAAACCAGAAATGAG ACCAACGGCAGTATACGTGATAAATCATCCTCTCTTCTGGTGCCCTGAGTTGCGGCTTCTGTTCCTACGGGATACCAGTGACAGAATTGAGAAAACCACTGAAACTGACCTCATAAATGCTTTGGAAAGCATAGGGTATGAAGCGTTTGGTGGAAAATGGCGAGAAAAGTTGGATGATGGTCTGGTTGCCGACATGGGTCGTTATAGGAAATATAATTTTGAGTCCACACGTGACCTTCTGAGGTTGATTAGAAATAAGTCAGGACATTACAGGGAGCTGCCAGCTGATCTCAAG